One part of the Salinivirga cyanobacteriivorans genome encodes these proteins:
- a CDS encoding asparaginase, translating into MSSQPRILLLYTGGTIGMVNNPATGALMPFNFEHMASQVPELQKLGVDLHAITFNPIIDSSDMRPEYWIKMAQIIYDNYEKYDGFVVLQGTDTMAYSASAMSFILQHLSKPIVFTGSQLPIGTIRTDGKENLITSIEIAADQKNGKAIVPEVSVYFENQLFRGNRTTKHNAEYFYAFRSDNYPALAEAGIDIHYHHNAILPISSQKKPTFHKTFDQSIAMLRLFPGITKQVVEQICNMDGLKGLVLQSYGSGNVMTDKWFTDVMKHTVNNGVYVLNVTQCRAGGVKMGKYESSKGLIDAGVWSGYDMSLEAAITKLMYVLGKNMNRDEASACFKKSLSGEINTNLIMEE; encoded by the coding sequence ATGAGTAGTCAACCTCGAATATTATTACTCTATACAGGCGGCACCATTGGTATGGTGAATAACCCTGCCACGGGCGCATTAATGCCATTTAATTTTGAACATATGGCGAGCCAGGTGCCGGAATTACAAAAGCTAGGTGTCGATTTGCATGCCATTACCTTCAATCCAATAATTGACAGTTCAGACATGAGGCCTGAGTATTGGATTAAAATGGCACAAATTATTTATGATAACTATGAAAAATACGATGGGTTTGTAGTCTTGCAGGGTACCGATACAATGGCCTACAGTGCATCTGCAATGAGTTTTATTTTGCAGCATTTGTCCAAGCCAATAGTATTTACGGGTTCACAACTTCCTATTGGTACCATCAGAACCGATGGTAAAGAAAATCTGATTACTTCGATTGAAATTGCCGCAGACCAAAAAAATGGCAAAGCCATTGTGCCCGAAGTAAGTGTTTATTTTGAAAATCAACTTTTCAGAGGAAACAGAACTACCAAGCACAATGCCGAATATTTTTATGCATTCCGGTCCGATAATTATCCGGCACTGGCCGAAGCAGGCATCGATATTCATTATCATCACAATGCCATTTTGCCCATAAGCTCACAAAAAAAACCAACTTTTCATAAAACTTTTGATCAATCCATAGCCATGTTAAGGCTCTTTCCCGGTATTACCAAACAGGTGGTTGAACAAATATGTAACATGGACGGACTTAAGGGATTGGTGCTTCAATCCTACGGTTCGGGTAATGTAATGACCGATAAATGGTTCACAGATGTAATGAAACATACTGTAAACAATGGTGTATACGTTCTTAATGTAACACAGTGCCGGGCCGGTGGTGTGAAAATGGGAAAATATGAGAGCAGTAAAGGATTGATCGACGCAGGTGTGTGGAGTGGATACGATATGAGTCTTGAAGCAGCTATTACAAAACTGATGTATGTCCTGGGGAAAAATATGAACAGAGATGAAGCCTCGGCATGTTTTAAAAAATCTTTGAGCGGGGAAATAAATACAAATTTAATCATGGAGGAATGA
- the dprA gene encoding DNA-processing protein DprA has translation MSKSKSEQKFLLALQMIEGVGPATLRKLIDFAGSAREAFYLNQKQLKDIPRLHPKLYGALGNSKTLESADAELAFCQKHNIKVLSYLDPDYPQRLKHCKDAPVVLFCQGNIDLNYRKIIGIVGTRKATVYGTSLVERLIEDLAAHQHQVLIVSGLAYGIDIAAHKAALENGLPTVGVMGSGSDVIYPSSHRNIVKKMLKNGGVITEFPKGTKPDRGNFVTRNRVIAGMVDALIVAESGERGGSLITADMAFSYNRDVFAFPGKVGDTYSAGCNKIIKTQKAALLETVSDIEYVMNWAPETAVSEPVQTSLFEGLSPQERTIMELIVEDGVVAVDYLAAKLALPVSHISGVLLGLELKNMVKSLPGNQYTKSV, from the coding sequence ATGTCAAAAAGCAAATCAGAGCAGAAGTTTCTACTGGCCTTACAGATGATAGAAGGAGTTGGGCCAGCCACTTTACGCAAGCTGATCGATTTTGCCGGCTCTGCCCGTGAGGCATTTTATTTGAATCAAAAGCAGCTGAAAGATATTCCCAGATTGCACCCTAAACTTTATGGAGCATTGGGCAATAGTAAAACTCTTGAAAGTGCGGATGCTGAACTGGCTTTTTGTCAAAAACACAATATCAAAGTACTGTCGTACCTGGATCCGGATTATCCCCAAAGGCTTAAACATTGTAAAGATGCACCAGTTGTACTTTTTTGCCAGGGTAATATTGATCTGAATTATCGGAAAATAATTGGTATAGTTGGTACACGAAAAGCCACTGTTTACGGAACCAGCCTCGTCGAAAGACTAATTGAGGATTTGGCTGCGCACCAGCATCAGGTTTTAATTGTGAGTGGTTTGGCCTACGGGATTGATATTGCTGCACATAAAGCAGCCCTCGAGAATGGACTCCCAACTGTGGGCGTTATGGGAAGTGGTTCCGATGTTATTTATCCATCATCGCACCGCAATATTGTAAAAAAGATGTTGAAAAACGGAGGTGTTATTACCGAGTTTCCAAAAGGGACCAAACCCGATCGAGGGAATTTCGTTACACGAAATCGTGTAATAGCCGGAATGGTTGATGCCCTTATTGTTGCCGAATCTGGTGAAAGGGGCGGTTCGTTGATAACTGCAGATATGGCCTTCTCATACAATCGTGATGTTTTTGCTTTCCCCGGAAAAGTTGGCGATACCTACTCAGCGGGTTGCAATAAAATTATTAAAACGCAAAAGGCGGCTTTGCTCGAAACAGTTTCTGATATTGAGTATGTTATGAACTGGGCCCCGGAAACGGCTGTTTCAGAACCTGTTCAAACTTCTCTTTTCGAGGGTTTGAGTCCGCAAGAGCGCACCATTATGGAACTTATTGTTGAAGATGGAGTTGTAGCGGTCGATTATTTGGCAGCTAAGCTTGCTTTGCCCGTGAGCCATATATCGGGTGTGTTGTTAGGTCTTGAATTGAAAAATATGGTAAAGTCTTTGCCGGGTAATCAATATACAAAATCTGTTTAA
- a CDS encoding TatD family hydrolase → MSLIDTHAHLYLPEFNDDIDEVMQRATENGIEKILLPNIDSESIEPLLNLVSKYPNKLLPMMGLHPTSVKADYESELAIVADKLQHGKFCAIGEIGIDLYWDSTFYKEQVKAFKSQIEMALHYDLPIVVHARDSFDEILEVLSEYKNSNLKGVLHSFAGSDQHAEKAIAMGFYLGVGGISTFKNSGVGEIIARQPIEKLILETDSPYLAPTPKRGKRNESAYVRYVADKLAMNKQVDVSEIEKITTANAQKLFKL, encoded by the coding sequence ATGTCGCTAATAGATACGCATGCCCATTTATATCTGCCCGAATTCAATGATGATATTGATGAGGTAATGCAGCGGGCCACAGAAAATGGAATAGAGAAAATATTATTGCCCAATATCGACTCTGAATCTATCGAGCCCCTATTAAATCTGGTTTCAAAATATCCAAATAAATTATTGCCAATGATGGGGCTGCATCCCACGTCTGTCAAAGCTGATTACGAATCTGAATTAGCCATAGTAGCCGATAAATTGCAGCATGGTAAATTTTGTGCCATAGGAGAAATTGGTATTGATCTTTATTGGGATAGCACATTTTATAAAGAGCAGGTTAAGGCTTTTAAGTCTCAAATAGAAATGGCACTTCATTATGATTTACCTATTGTAGTGCATGCACGGGACTCATTCGATGAAATTCTTGAGGTTTTATCCGAATATAAGAACTCAAATCTGAAGGGCGTGTTGCATAGTTTTGCGGGTTCTGATCAACATGCAGAAAAAGCTATAGCGATGGGCTTTTATCTTGGTGTAGGGGGCATATCTACCTTTAAGAATTCAGGGGTAGGCGAAATAATTGCCAGGCAACCAATTGAAAAACTTATACTTGAAACGGACAGCCCATACCTTGCCCCAACACCAAAAAGAGGTAAGCGCAACGAAAGTGCTTATGTGCGCTATGTAGCAGATAAACTTGCCATGAACAAGCAAGTGGATGTGTCGGAAATCGAAAAAATTACAACGGCCAATGCTCAAAAACTGTTTAAGCTATGA
- a CDS encoding MotA/TolQ/ExbB proton channel family protein translates to MRKLLALIAVFGMLTFGASSMVLAQDETEADTTQTEQVSDTAAAEETADVAADEMAATDEAAEEETTDGNIHQVLKQKFIEGGAGFMGVVLLALIFGLALAIERIIYLNLASTNTEKLLEDVEQALENEGVEAAKEICRNTRGPVASIFYQGLSRIDEGIEVVEKSVISYGSVQMGLLEKGLTWISLFIALAPMLGFMGTVIGMIGAFDSIEAAGDISPSLVAGGIKVALITTVSGLIVAMILQVFYNYIVSKIDAIVNNMEDASISLVDIITKYVKK, encoded by the coding sequence ATGAGAAAGTTACTTGCATTAATCGCTGTTTTTGGGATGCTTACTTTTGGTGCATCCAGCATGGTCCTTGCACAGGATGAAACCGAAGCTGATACAACTCAAACAGAACAAGTGAGCGACACTGCAGCAGCAGAAGAAACGGCTGATGTAGCTGCCGACGAAATGGCTGCCACAGATGAGGCTGCTGAGGAAGAAACAACCGACGGAAATATCCACCAGGTATTGAAGCAAAAATTCATTGAAGGTGGTGCCGGATTTATGGGTGTTGTATTGCTTGCTTTGATTTTTGGTCTGGCTTTGGCCATTGAAAGGATTATTTATCTTAACCTTGCTTCAACAAACACAGAAAAACTACTGGAAGATGTAGAACAAGCCCTTGAAAACGAAGGTGTAGAAGCTGCTAAAGAAATTTGCCGCAATACACGCGGACCAGTTGCTTCAATTTTCTATCAGGGTCTTAGTCGTATCGACGAAGGTATAGAAGTTGTTGAAAAGTCTGTTATCTCCTATGGTAGCGTTCAGATGGGACTACTTGAAAAAGGTCTTACCTGGATTTCACTTTTCATCGCACTTGCTCCTATGCTTGGTTTTATGGGTACGGTTATTGGTATGATCGGCGCATTTGACTCTATTGAAGCTGCCGGTGATATCTCACCATCACTCGTTGCCGGAGGTATTAAAGTGGCTCTTATTACTACAGTATCTGGTCTTATTGTAGCCATGATTCTTCAGGTATTCTACAATTACATCGTATCTAAAATCGATGCTATTGTAAACAATATGGAAGATGCTTCCATCTCTCTTGTAGATATTATTACCAAGTATGTGAAAAAATAA